A genomic window from Acidobacteriota bacterium includes:
- the tkt gene encoding transketolase: MNEASAAAPTASVDLLAINSLRFLAVDMVEAAGCGHPGAPMGQAALAYWLWTRHLRHDPAEPEWLNRDRFVLSCGHASALLYGLLHLSGYDLPMAELRNFRQLGSKTAGHPEYGHAPGIETTTGPLGQGFANAVGMALAESHLAARFNRPDFPVFDHRTWVLASDGDLMEGIASEAASLAGHWGLGKLNVFYDANEITIDGSTNLAFSEDVAQRFESFGWHIERVDDGNDLVAIDRAIKSARGEAERPTLIVTRTRIGFGSPNRENTSKAHGEALGAEEARLTKEALGWPQEPTFHVPEEARQPFRAAAERGAGLSAEWRKMFERYRAAHGEPAAEIEARLAGEFPDELWKALPEFHPEDGPLATRKASGAVLNALAPQVPQLMGGSADLTGSNNTWINDAAVYSRDDRAGRNLHFGVREHAMGAIMNGMALSKLFIPYGGTFLIFSDYMRPPTRLAALMGIPGVFVFTHDSIFLGEDGPTHQPVGQLAALRAIPNVNVIRPADANETAGAWRLALEKRDGPTVLALTRQKLPISDELVDLGRDGALQGGYVLADPEHGQAPRALLIATGSEVSLALASYRELAREGIPVRVVSLPCWEIFDRQEASYRDSVLPRQITARLAIEAASSLGWHKYVGIDGDVLSVDRFGASAPAGDLAEAYGFTVAEVVRRVRFLLDLAG; this comes from the coding sequence ATGAATGAAGCCTCCGCCGCGGCCCCGACCGCGTCCGTGGATCTTCTTGCGATCAACTCTCTCCGCTTCCTGGCCGTCGACATGGTCGAGGCCGCCGGCTGCGGTCACCCTGGGGCGCCGATGGGGCAGGCGGCGCTGGCCTATTGGCTGTGGACGCGCCACCTGCGGCACGATCCGGCGGAGCCGGAGTGGCTCAATCGCGACCGCTTCGTGCTCTCCTGTGGCCACGCCTCGGCGCTGCTCTACGGGTTGCTCCACCTGTCGGGCTACGACCTGCCGATGGCGGAGCTGAGGAACTTCCGCCAGCTCGGCTCGAAGACCGCCGGCCATCCGGAGTACGGCCACGCACCGGGTATCGAGACCACCACCGGACCCTTGGGACAGGGCTTCGCCAACGCCGTCGGCATGGCGCTGGCCGAGTCGCACCTGGCGGCGCGCTTCAATCGGCCCGATTTTCCGGTGTTCGATCACCGCACCTGGGTGCTGGCGAGCGATGGCGATCTGATGGAGGGCATCGCTTCGGAGGCGGCGTCGCTGGCCGGCCACTGGGGCCTCGGCAAGCTCAACGTCTTCTATGACGCCAACGAGATCACCATCGATGGCTCGACGAACCTGGCCTTCTCGGAGGACGTCGCCCAGCGCTTCGAGAGCTTTGGCTGGCACATCGAGCGGGTCGACGACGGCAATGACCTGGTGGCGATCGATCGCGCCATCAAGAGCGCTCGCGGCGAGGCCGAGCGGCCGACGCTGATCGTGACCCGCACCCGCATCGGCTTCGGCAGCCCGAACCGCGAGAACACTTCGAAGGCCCATGGCGAGGCCCTGGGGGCGGAGGAGGCGCGACTCACCAAGGAAGCACTCGGTTGGCCGCAGGAGCCGACCTTCCATGTTCCGGAGGAGGCCCGGCAGCCCTTCCGCGCCGCCGCCGAGAGGGGCGCCGGTCTGTCGGCCGAGTGGCGCAAGATGTTCGAGCGCTATCGCGCCGCCCATGGGGAGCCCGCCGCCGAGATCGAGGCGCGTCTGGCGGGCGAGTTTCCCGATGAGCTGTGGAAGGCGCTGCCCGAGTTCCACCCCGAGGACGGGCCGCTGGCGACGCGCAAGGCTTCCGGGGCGGTGCTCAATGCGTTGGCTCCGCAGGTGCCGCAGTTGATGGGCGGCTCGGCGGATCTCACCGGCTCGAACAACACCTGGATCAACGACGCTGCCGTCTACTCGCGCGACGATCGTGCCGGTCGCAACCTGCACTTCGGAGTCCGCGAGCACGCCATGGGCGCGATCATGAACGGCATGGCGCTGTCGAAGCTGTTCATCCCCTACGGCGGCACCTTCTTGATTTTCTCGGACTACATGCGACCGCCCACTCGGCTGGCGGCGCTGATGGGGATTCCCGGGGTCTTCGTGTTCACCCACGACTCGATCTTCCTCGGCGAGGACGGGCCGACCCACCAGCCGGTGGGCCAGCTCGCCGCCTTGCGGGCGATTCCCAACGTCAACGTCATCCGGCCGGCCGACGCCAACGAGACCGCCGGCGCCTGGCGCCTCGCCCTCGAGAAGCGAGACGGTCCGACGGTGCTGGCGCTGACCCGCCAGAAGCTGCCGATCTCCGACGAGCTGGTGGATCTGGGCCGCGACGGAGCGCTTCAGGGGGGCTACGTCTTGGCCGATCCGGAGCACGGCCAGGCACCGCGCGCGCTGCTGATCGCCACCGGTTCGGAGGTCAGCCTGGCGCTGGCTTCATACCGCGAGCTCGCCCGCGAGGGTATTCCGGTGCGGGTGGTCAGCCTGCCGTGCTGGGAGATCTTCGATCGCCAGGAGGCGAGCTATCGCGACAGCGTGTTGCCGCGGCAGATCACGGCACGGCTCGCCATCGAAGCCGCCAGCAGCCTGGGTTGGCACAAGTATGTCGGCATCGACGGAGACGTGCTGTCGGTCGACCGCTTCGGTGCTTCGGCGCCCGCCGGCGACCTGGCGGAGGCCTACGGCTTCACCGTCGCCGAGGTGGTCCGTCGAGTGCGCTTCCTGCTCGACCTCGCCGGCTAG
- a CDS encoding carboxypeptidase-like regulatory domain-containing protein — MAVSVGDAGPDFALDPPTVQIHRPLIGTDAEGRFMLEGVPEGTITVWAEHPDFGEAVTVLDAAARLGGDLELILDLDRRIRGYVKSPNGDPAIGVNVILERLDPAGSATQWEKPGPRGGFSYPWQTPGSYRLSIRKEGYELVGGPVTFEFSARGSPLYGMTVRKYRGEELFGRILGLSSPDLERAEVRAVLLDDSRNLSSSSVVEPQKGTFHLEGLIPGKWRIDARDRATGTSWSRELEVVEGGSPYRVNLKLGGGFELRGVVRANGRPFAGATVRLDGLTVAMAPQVEAGLDGSFRLRGLEPGRYVLRVQFGMPLDFHQREITVTGDREIDLDVAAAFLEGKISEAPWTGRAERAVLMIHPLDRGQRGRQFGVTYISPEGEFLITRIPPGAYRIASLRNGFPAASGTIQLAAGDKRQIELQRPAGIDFEIQVDLAEVPDTRGLQLLLLGENGETVYTARVAVSSGGRVPLADVPAGTWTLALSGESTAWAEARVEVPGPAPRISLQAESRLQIEAPALANTAYAHVLVERLDGETPQTITTAGHHLLRGKATLGNLPSGRWEVRTETPNGKALVGLVELEGGQLRTLEMKASRGHF, encoded by the coding sequence GTGGCAGTTTCGGTAGGCGACGCGGGGCCCGACTTCGCACTCGACCCACCCACGGTTCAGATCCATCGGCCCTTGATCGGCACCGATGCCGAGGGCCGGTTCATGCTCGAGGGCGTGCCCGAAGGCACCATCACCGTTTGGGCTGAGCACCCCGACTTCGGGGAAGCCGTCACGGTGCTCGACGCGGCGGCGCGGCTCGGCGGCGACCTGGAGCTGATCCTCGATCTCGATCGCCGAATCCGGGGCTACGTGAAGTCTCCGAACGGAGACCCGGCGATCGGCGTCAACGTCATCCTCGAGCGTCTCGACCCAGCGGGGAGCGCAACCCAGTGGGAAAAGCCGGGGCCGCGGGGAGGCTTCTCCTACCCCTGGCAGACCCCGGGCTCCTACCGTCTCTCGATTCGGAAGGAGGGCTATGAGCTGGTGGGCGGTCCGGTGACCTTCGAGTTCTCCGCTCGAGGCTCGCCGCTCTATGGCATGACGGTGCGGAAGTACCGCGGCGAAGAGCTCTTTGGTCGGATCCTCGGCTTGTCTTCGCCCGATCTGGAGAGGGCCGAGGTCCGAGCCGTACTGCTCGATGATTCGAGAAACCTGAGCTCCTCGTCGGTTGTCGAACCCCAGAAGGGGACCTTCCACCTGGAGGGCTTGATTCCCGGCAAATGGCGCATCGATGCTCGGGATCGTGCGACCGGCACCAGTTGGTCGCGCGAGCTCGAGGTGGTCGAGGGGGGAAGCCCCTATCGCGTGAACTTGAAGCTGGGTGGGGGATTCGAGCTGCGCGGCGTCGTGCGGGCCAACGGTCGTCCCTTCGCCGGGGCGACGGTTCGCCTCGACGGTTTGACCGTGGCGATGGCGCCGCAGGTCGAAGCCGGCCTCGATGGCTCCTTCCGGCTGCGTGGCCTCGAGCCTGGGCGGTACGTGTTGCGGGTCCAGTTCGGCATGCCCCTCGACTTCCACCAGCGGGAGATCACCGTGACCGGCGATCGCGAGATCGACCTCGATGTCGCTGCCGCCTTTCTCGAAGGCAAGATCTCGGAAGCTCCCTGGACCGGTCGGGCCGAGAGGGCGGTGCTGATGATTCATCCGCTCGACCGCGGGCAACGGGGGCGCCAATTCGGTGTCACCTACATCAGTCCTGAGGGAGAGTTCCTGATCACCCGGATTCCCCCCGGCGCCTACCGGATTGCGAGCCTCCGGAACGGCTTCCCGGCCGCCAGCGGAACAATCCAGCTCGCCGCTGGCGACAAACGACAGATCGAGCTTCAGCGTCCGGCCGGAATCGACTTCGAGATTCAGGTCGATCTCGCCGAGGTTCCGGACACCCGTGGTCTGCAACTGCTTCTTTTGGGCGAAAACGGTGAGACCGTCTACACGGCTCGGGTTGCGGTCTCTTCCGGGGGCAGAGTGCCCCTCGCCGACGTTCCGGCCGGAACCTGGACCCTCGCACTCTCTGGCGAATCCACCGCCTGGGCCGAAGCCCGGGTGGAAGTCCCCGGCCCGGCGCCCCGCATCAGCCTGCAGGCCGAATCCCGGCTGCAGATCGAAGCGCCGGCCCTCGCCAACACCGCCTACGCCCATGTCTTGGTCGAGCGCCTGGATGGTGAGACTCCCCAGACGATCACCACCGCCGGCCATCACCTTCTGCGTGGCAAGGCCACCCTCGGCAACCTGCCGTCGGGACGGTGGGAAGTGCGCACCGAGACTCCGAACGGAAAGGCGTTGGTCGGGCTCGTCGAGCTCGAGGGTGGCCAGCTTCGAACGCTGGAGATGAAAGCGTCCCGAGGGCACTTCTAG
- a CDS encoding acyl-CoA dehydrogenase: MAIDSPTLSDPALDDPKLVAFLPLFYVAWADGELSSEEIASIGRQAVDVAGLERCCHDVFERWLNPDQPPTAQELQQLLGAIRRQAASLSRSERRSLAELGGDLARHSGHDPVPAEREALEKVEKALGLPGAEVSRHILIAERPAPAAAEPAASFDIAALTRRLDGDRHRLREEVRALLATAEMKPPVGALKEDYREWILERCRTLAGRGYGALGLPESVGGADDIRSFVAVFETLATHDLSLVVKFGVQFGLFAGSIHQLGTDQHHQRYLPEAASLELPGCFAMTETGHGSNVADLETVARFDRATDSFDLHSPTPSARKDYIGNAAAHGRLATVFAQLEIDGEGYGVHAFVVPIRDSEGRPMPGVTISDCGEKLGLNGVDNGRLMFDHVRVPRQDLLDRFAQVSAAGEYTSPIVSPSKRFFTMLGTLVGGRVSVARAALSAAKVGLAIAVRYGERRRQFGAPGEAEIKLLDYRTHQRRLMPLLATAYACHFGLDHLVEEFADSEVEDRRAVESLAAGLKAFATWYATETLQTCREACGGQGYLAVNRFADLKADSDIFTTFEGDNTVLLQLLAKSLLGGYRHMFGSMNTLGLARYLVGRVATNVAELNPVVTRLTDEDHLRNRDFQQGAFRWREDHLLSTVAMRLKKRLDGGMESQQALIECQDHLVSMAKAHTERVLLERFAAAVEATEDERQRQVLALLCDLFALCRLEADRGWFLEQGYFEAGKAKAIRNLVNRLCAEARQQAVPLVDAFGIPDAVLAAPIALAD; encoded by the coding sequence ATGGCCATCGACTCTCCGACGCTGTCCGATCCCGCCCTCGACGACCCCAAGCTGGTCGCCTTTCTGCCGCTGTTCTATGTCGCCTGGGCCGATGGTGAGCTGAGCTCCGAGGAGATCGCCTCGATCGGTCGCCAGGCGGTGGACGTGGCCGGCCTCGAGCGCTGCTGCCACGATGTCTTCGAGCGCTGGCTCAATCCCGATCAACCACCCACGGCGCAGGAGCTGCAACAGCTCCTGGGCGCCATCCGGCGGCAGGCGGCGTCGCTTTCTCGGAGTGAGCGTCGCTCCCTGGCGGAGCTCGGCGGCGACCTCGCCCGCCACAGCGGTCACGATCCGGTGCCGGCCGAGCGCGAAGCCCTCGAAAAGGTCGAGAAGGCCCTCGGCCTGCCCGGGGCCGAGGTCTCGCGCCACATCCTGATCGCCGAGCGGCCGGCGCCGGCGGCGGCCGAGCCGGCGGCGAGCTTCGACATCGCCGCCCTGACCCGTCGCCTCGACGGCGACCGTCACCGCCTGCGCGAGGAGGTTCGCGCGCTGCTGGCGACAGCGGAGATGAAGCCGCCGGTAGGAGCTCTCAAGGAGGACTACCGGGAGTGGATCCTGGAGCGCTGCCGCACCCTCGCCGGCCGCGGTTACGGCGCCCTCGGTTTGCCCGAGTCGGTGGGCGGAGCGGACGACATCCGGTCCTTCGTGGCAGTGTTCGAAACCCTCGCCACTCACGACCTCAGCCTGGTGGTCAAGTTTGGGGTGCAGTTCGGCCTCTTCGCCGGCTCGATTCACCAGCTCGGGACCGACCAGCATCACCAGCGCTATCTGCCGGAAGCCGCCAGCTTGGAGCTTCCCGGTTGTTTTGCGATGACCGAGACCGGCCATGGCTCGAACGTCGCCGATCTCGAAACGGTGGCGCGTTTCGATCGCGCCACGGACAGCTTCGACCTGCACAGCCCGACGCCGTCGGCGCGCAAGGACTACATCGGTAACGCCGCTGCCCACGGTCGCCTGGCGACGGTTTTCGCGCAGCTCGAGATCGACGGCGAAGGCTACGGGGTGCACGCCTTCGTGGTACCGATTCGGGACTCTGAAGGACGGCCGATGCCGGGCGTCACGATCAGCGACTGCGGCGAGAAGCTGGGCCTCAACGGCGTCGACAACGGTCGCCTGATGTTCGACCACGTGCGAGTGCCGCGGCAGGATCTCCTCGACCGCTTCGCCCAGGTGTCCGCCGCCGGCGAGTACACCAGTCCCATCGTCAGTCCGTCGAAGCGCTTTTTCACCATGCTCGGAACCCTCGTCGGGGGGCGGGTGAGCGTGGCGCGGGCGGCGCTCTCGGCGGCCAAGGTCGGCCTCGCCATCGCGGTGCGCTACGGCGAGCGTCGCCGCCAGTTCGGGGCGCCCGGGGAGGCCGAGATCAAGCTGCTCGACTACCGCACCCATCAGCGCCGCTTGATGCCGCTGCTCGCCACCGCCTATGCCTGCCACTTTGGACTCGACCATCTGGTCGAGGAGTTCGCCGACTCGGAAGTGGAAGACCGGCGCGCTGTCGAGTCGCTGGCGGCGGGTCTCAAGGCCTTCGCCACCTGGTATGCCACGGAGACGCTGCAGACCTGCCGCGAGGCCTGCGGTGGTCAGGGCTATCTGGCGGTCAACCGCTTCGCCGATCTGAAGGCCGATTCCGACATCTTCACCACCTTCGAGGGCGACAACACGGTGCTGCTGCAGCTCCTCGCCAAGAGCCTGCTCGGCGGCTATCGGCACATGTTCGGCAGCATGAACACCCTGGGTTTGGCGCGCTACCTGGTGGGACGGGTGGCGACCAACGTCGCCGAGCTCAACCCGGTGGTGACCCGCCTGACGGACGAGGACCACCTGCGCAATCGCGACTTCCAGCAGGGAGCTTTCCGTTGGCGCGAAGACCACCTGCTCTCGACGGTGGCAATGCGCCTCAAGAAGCGCCTCGACGGTGGCATGGAGAGCCAGCAGGCGTTGATCGAGTGCCAGGACCACCTGGTGTCGATGGCCAAGGCCCACACCGAGCGGGTGCTCTTGGAGCGCTTCGCCGCCGCCGTCGAGGCCACCGAAGACGAGCGCCAGCGGCAGGTGCTCGCCCTGCTCTGCGACCTCTTCGCGCTCTGTCGGCTGGAGGCGGATCGCGGTTGGTTCTTGGAGCAGGGCTACTTCGAGGCCGGCAAGGCGAAGGCGATTCGCAACCTGGTCAACCGGCTGTGCGCCGAGGCGCGCCAGCAGGCGGTGCCGCTGGTCGACGCTTTCGGTATTCCGGATGCGGTGCTGGCGGCGCCGATCGCCCTCGCCGACTGA
- a CDS encoding MOSC domain-containing protein translates to MRVRSVNVSLPRMVEMGGRTVRTAIFKEPVAGPVRVHPLHLEGDGQADLRYHGGPTKAVYAYPWEHYAHWQEFLAVDDLPPGYFGENLTTEGLDEREVRIGDSFRIGTTLLQVSEPREPCSKLAAKTGRRDLLKPFLASGRVGFYLRVLEEGELAAGDVIEPVSVDPAGLTIVELLRVTHFERDDRAGARRAVAVEALAEGWRQRLLTRL, encoded by the coding sequence GTGCGGGTTCGCTCGGTCAATGTCTCGCTGCCGCGGATGGTCGAAATGGGCGGGCGTACGGTGCGCACCGCCATCTTCAAGGAACCCGTGGCAGGGCCGGTGAGGGTGCATCCCCTGCACCTCGAAGGCGATGGCCAGGCCGACCTGCGGTACCACGGAGGACCGACCAAGGCGGTCTACGCCTACCCTTGGGAGCACTACGCCCACTGGCAGGAGTTTCTCGCAGTGGACGATCTGCCGCCGGGGTACTTCGGTGAGAACCTCACCACCGAGGGGCTCGACGAGCGGGAGGTCCGCATCGGTGACTCGTTTCGTATCGGGACGACCCTCCTGCAGGTGTCGGAGCCGCGCGAGCCGTGCTCGAAGCTGGCGGCGAAGACCGGTCGTCGCGACCTGTTGAAGCCGTTTCTCGCCAGTGGACGGGTGGGCTTCTACCTGCGGGTGCTGGAGGAAGGCGAGCTCGCCGCCGGCGACGTCATCGAGCCGGTGTCGGTCGATCCTGCCGGCCTGACCATCGTCGAGCTGTTGCGGGTCACTCATTTCGAGCGCGACGATCGCGCAGGCGCCCGTCGCGCCGTGGCCGTCGAGGCGCTGGCCGAAGGCTGGCGCCAACGCCTGCTGACGCGGCTCTGA
- a CDS encoding serine hydrolase domain-containing protein, whose protein sequence is MRQFWVCVGLVLAACGGVVEERNPAPEVLSFDEEYLTGLLEEHATATLGLGVLRGGELVWSGYFGEQAPGVPASRQSMFNTASVSKAVTAETVLALVAAGEIDLDEALAPTWVDPDVADDPRHRTLTPRLVLTHRTGFPNWRYQAEDGKLAFDQDPGSVFGYSGEGFQYLRRFVEAKLGRPFEEQVREHVFEPLGMTASLVVARPELEDRLVVPRPADGSVVEPNVQAPGAANAADDFFTTIEDYAKLLATLVEPATGLERDKQSLQSDASGHPHWQCVPTAVWSCPTSHGFGLGWLVFEWPDRKLVWHGGNDAEEHAIGYIDPRTGDGAIAFANGASGMLAMLDALDLIDDRPPIVEFYRALLAAHAG, encoded by the coding sequence ATGAGGCAGTTTTGGGTGTGCGTGGGTCTCGTGCTGGCGGCTTGTGGCGGAGTGGTGGAGGAGCGGAATCCGGCACCGGAGGTGCTCTCCTTCGATGAGGAGTACCTGACGGGGCTACTCGAAGAGCATGCGACGGCGACCCTCGGGCTCGGCGTCCTGCGAGGCGGCGAGCTGGTGTGGAGCGGATACTTCGGTGAGCAGGCGCCGGGGGTGCCGGCGTCTCGCCAGTCGATGTTCAACACCGCCTCGGTGTCGAAGGCGGTCACGGCGGAGACGGTGCTGGCGCTGGTGGCGGCGGGCGAGATCGACCTCGACGAAGCGCTGGCGCCGACCTGGGTCGATCCGGACGTCGCCGACGATCCGCGCCATCGAACGCTCACGCCCCGGCTGGTGCTCACTCACCGCACCGGCTTCCCCAACTGGCGCTACCAGGCCGAGGACGGCAAGCTGGCCTTCGACCAGGATCCCGGATCAGTCTTCGGGTACTCCGGCGAGGGCTTCCAGTACCTGCGCCGCTTCGTCGAGGCGAAGCTCGGCCGCCCCTTCGAGGAGCAGGTGCGCGAGCACGTCTTCGAGCCTCTGGGTATGACGGCCTCGCTGGTGGTGGCGCGGCCGGAGCTCGAGGATCGACTGGTGGTGCCGCGGCCGGCCGATGGCTCCGTCGTCGAGCCCAATGTCCAAGCGCCGGGGGCGGCGAATGCCGCCGACGACTTCTTCACCACCATCGAGGACTACGCCAAGCTCCTCGCGACGCTGGTCGAGCCGGCCACCGGCCTCGAGCGCGACAAGCAGAGCCTGCAATCGGACGCCTCCGGCCATCCCCACTGGCAGTGTGTCCCGACGGCGGTCTGGAGCTGCCCGACGAGTCATGGCTTCGGCCTCGGCTGGCTGGTCTTCGAGTGGCCTGATCGCAAGCTGGTCTGGCACGGTGGCAACGACGCCGAGGAGCACGCCATCGGCTACATCGATCCGCGGACCGGTGACGGCGCCATCGCCTTCGCCAACGGGGCCAGCGGCATGCTGGCGATGCTCGACGCCCTCGACCTGATCGACGACCGGCCACCGATCGTCGAGTTCTACCGCGCGCTGTTGGCCGCCCACGCCGGTTGA
- a CDS encoding PAS domain-containing protein: protein MDSQSFLALVAPVLDDVGSGITVADARQPDLPLIYANGAFERITGYGATEVVGRNCRFLQGPETDPRQIAALRSALREGRALTTTLVNYRKQGGLFWNELRLTPIRDPAGEVTHFIGVQKDVTAEVRSRELEVRADRLEEELAQGRSRHDSLRSMVEPMETILGEVRFGVVLTDQRGVISYLNRTACELLRVSFEAVRGRRFSDLYTGGEALRAAFPLRADSREQRLDSCLVLEDGSLLNAGFSLQRAQGGPGDRSFQLLLFRELESLKKVEGEMRELKRLSSLGQMAAGFAHQVRNPLAAIRSLAEALIEELDPDDSRREYGERTVALVERVEGLVRRSLRFTHDEGTSRRPVSVARLLDDLMGVLEPRWGDSGGRPALVIGRELPAVLVDPAQIVEVLVILVENALDVVRDPSLVRIESSRAKEESAMVAVEVVDRGAGMAPEILEKIFDPFFSTKPRGAGLGLAIALRLTHENRGDLLVESHPGQGTRFRLLLPEAPA from the coding sequence TTGGATTCACAGTCGTTCCTGGCCCTGGTGGCTCCGGTTCTCGATGATGTCGGCAGCGGCATCACGGTCGCCGATGCTCGCCAACCGGACCTACCGCTGATCTACGCCAATGGCGCCTTCGAGCGCATCACCGGCTACGGTGCCACCGAGGTGGTGGGCCGGAACTGCCGTTTCCTGCAGGGGCCCGAAACCGATCCGCGCCAGATCGCGGCGCTGCGTTCGGCGCTGCGCGAGGGTCGGGCCCTGACCACCACCCTGGTCAATTACCGCAAGCAGGGTGGGCTGTTCTGGAACGAGCTGCGATTGACCCCGATTCGCGATCCGGCCGGTGAGGTGACCCACTTCATCGGAGTTCAGAAGGACGTCACCGCCGAGGTGCGCTCGCGCGAGCTCGAGGTGCGGGCCGACCGCCTCGAGGAGGAGCTCGCCCAGGGCCGCAGCCGCCACGATTCCCTGCGCAGCATGGTCGAGCCGATGGAGACCATCCTCGGCGAGGTGCGCTTCGGGGTGGTGCTGACCGATCAGCGAGGGGTCATCTCCTATCTCAACCGAACCGCCTGTGAGCTCCTCAGGGTGAGCTTCGAAGCCGTCCGTGGGCGCCGTTTCTCGGACCTCTACACCGGTGGCGAAGCGTTGCGCGCCGCCTTTCCGCTGCGTGCCGACAGCCGCGAGCAACGCCTCGATAGCTGCCTGGTGCTCGAAGACGGCAGTCTGCTCAATGCCGGGTTTTCGCTCCAGCGGGCGCAAGGGGGGCCGGGAGACAGGTCATTCCAGCTCCTGCTGTTCCGCGAGCTCGAGAGCCTCAAGAAGGTCGAAGGGGAGATGCGCGAGCTCAAACGGCTCTCGTCCCTCGGCCAGATGGCGGCCGGCTTCGCGCACCAGGTGCGCAATCCCCTCGCCGCCATTCGTTCTTTGGCCGAGGCGTTGATCGAAGAGCTCGATCCCGACGACTCGCGGCGCGAGTACGGTGAACGCACGGTAGCCCTGGTGGAGCGCGTCGAGGGCCTGGTGCGGCGGTCCCTTCGCTTCACCCATGACGAAGGCACCAGCCGCCGGCCGGTGTCGGTGGCGCGCCTCCTCGACGATCTGATGGGAGTCCTCGAGCCGCGTTGGGGCGACTCCGGTGGGCGGCCGGCCCTGGTGATCGGTCGAGAGCTGCCCGCGGTGCTGGTGGATCCGGCTCAAATCGTCGAGGTGCTGGTCATCTTGGTCGAGAACGCCCTCGACGTGGTGCGCGATCCGTCGCTGGTGCGAATCGAGTCGTCGCGTGCCAAGGAGGAGTCCGCCATGGTGGCCGTGGAGGTGGTCGACCGCGGTGCCGGCATGGCGCCCGAAATCCTCGAGAAGATCTTCGATCCCTTCTTCTCCACCAAGCCGCGGGGCGCCGGATTGGGGCTCGCCATCGCCTTGCGCCTGACCCACGAGAACCGGGGCGATCTGCTGGTGGAGTCCCATCCCGGTCAGGGCACTCGTTTCCGCCTTCTGTTACCGGAGGCGCCGGCTTGA
- a CDS encoding DinB family protein: protein MAMMDLLIVELQHEASATRRVLESLPAEQFGWKPHDKSMEAGRLAGHIAEIPGWGPDILQADHWDLGAPDGYNAFVPSSQDELLDGHEKAVAVFLGSAQGVSDEMLAQLWQLRMGGKVVSESPRGGVVRSFVLNHIVHHRAQLGVYLRLLGIPVPSVYGPSADDPGAMG from the coding sequence ATGGCCATGATGGACCTGTTGATCGTCGAGCTGCAACACGAGGCCAGCGCCACCCGCCGAGTTCTGGAATCCCTGCCGGCCGAGCAGTTCGGCTGGAAGCCCCACGACAAGTCGATGGAGGCGGGGCGCCTGGCCGGCCACATCGCCGAGATTCCGGGCTGGGGACCGGACATCCTGCAGGCGGACCATTGGGACCTCGGGGCGCCCGATGGCTACAACGCCTTCGTGCCGAGCAGCCAGGACGAGCTCCTCGACGGCCACGAGAAGGCCGTCGCCGTCTTTCTCGGCTCCGCCCAGGGGGTGAGTGACGAGATGCTGGCCCAGCTGTGGCAGCTCCGGATGGGCGGCAAGGTGGTCTCCGAGTCGCCCCGCGGCGGTGTGGTGCGCTCCTTCGTGCTCAATCACATCGTTCACCATCGGGCTCAGCTCGGCGTCTACCTGCGGCTGCTCGGCATTCCGGTGCCTTCCGTCTACGGCCCGTCAGCGGACGACCCCGGAGCCATGGGATAG